A genomic window from Dechloromonas sp. A34 includes:
- a CDS encoding GFA family protein, which yields MIYKGSCHCGRVAYEVEGEIKGAVACNCSICSRKGSLLWFVPRDKLKLLTPEDAAGTYTFNKHVIQHRFCPVCGIHPYAEGVDPKGKQMAAINLRCLEDVDLAAIPVQNFDGRSL from the coding sequence ATGATCTACAAAGGGAGTTGTCACTGTGGTCGGGTGGCGTACGAGGTCGAAGGTGAGATCAAGGGCGCCGTCGCCTGTAATTGCTCGATCTGTTCGCGCAAGGGGTCGCTGCTGTGGTTCGTGCCGAGAGATAAGCTGAAACTGCTGACGCCGGAAGATGCCGCCGGCACCTACACCTTCAACAAGCACGTCATCCAGCACCGTTTCTGCCCGGTTTGCGGCATTCACCCTTACGCCGAGGGGGTCGATCCCAAGGGCAAGCAGATGGCCGCCATCAACCTTCGCTGCCTGGAAGATGTCGACCTGGCGGCCATCCCCGTGCAGAACTTCGACGGGCGTTCGTTGTGA
- the lolA gene encoding outer membrane lipoprotein chaperone LolA — translation MKFAVKMLSVAAIAVFPLFAEAGAVDQLHQFLTNTRTLKAEFTQVVIGKSGRKPQNSSGLVAISRPGKLRWDIQKPYPQLVVGDGEKIWIYDTELKQVTVRKAGQAISGSPAAILSGNNDLEKNFTLAEAGEAEGMAWVEATPKASDSGFEKVRLGFSGSDLKAMELQDSFGQTTHIRFTRLERNPALPANTFKFTPPAGVDVVGE, via the coding sequence ATGAAATTTGCCGTAAAAATGCTGTCGGTTGCTGCCATTGCCGTTTTTCCGCTGTTCGCCGAAGCCGGCGCGGTCGATCAGTTGCATCAGTTCCTGACCAATACCCGCACGCTGAAAGCCGAATTCACCCAGGTGGTGATCGGCAAGAGCGGCCGCAAGCCGCAGAACTCTTCCGGCCTGGTCGCCATTTCCCGGCCCGGCAAGCTGCGCTGGGACATCCAGAAACCCTATCCGCAACTAGTGGTCGGCGACGGCGAGAAAATCTGGATCTACGACACCGAGTTGAAGCAGGTCACGGTGCGCAAGGCCGGGCAGGCGATCAGCGGCTCTCCGGCAGCGATTCTTTCCGGTAACAACGATCTGGAAAAGAATTTCACCTTGGCCGAAGCCGGCGAAGCCGAAGGCATGGCCTGGGTCGAAGCCACCCCGAAGGCCAGCGACAGCGGTTTCGAGAAGGTCCGCCTCGGTTTTTCCGGTAGCGACCTGAAGGCCATGGAGTTGCAGGATAGTTTCGGGCAGACCACCCATATCCGCTTTACCCGACTGGAACGCAATCCGGCATTGCCGGCCAATACCTTCAAATTCACGCCGCCGGCCGGCGTGGACGTCGTCGGCGAGTAG
- a CDS encoding DNA translocase FtsK, translating into MGARTIDRGSPSPLPDKIGTLLQESRWLGVGAVALFLIMALWGFSKQDPGWSHAIASNTLHNPAGRAGAWIADLMLYVFGLSAWWWIVLLGMSVWWGFRKLNSASEDRRPLFVALGGFTFLLIASCSLEAMRFYSLQAELPLAPGGLLGIEASRFLARQLGYTGSTLFLLAAMAAGWSVFSGMSWLWAFEKLGGFLETSLGFFYGRVDAWRDRKIGREVAQQREVVVEEEKRRGELHDPIIIETPKPEVPVSKKAEARIEREKQVALFPEAIIGGQLPPLHLLDPAPPATETVSAETLEYTSRLIERKLADFGVQVKVLAAMPGPVITRYEIEPAVGVKGAQIVNLARDLARALAMVSIRVVETVPGKSCMALELPNPRRQTVKLSEIISSKPYNDMTSPLTVCLGKDIGGQPVVADLAKTPHLLVAGTTGSGKSVGVNAMILSMLYKAEPEHVRLIMVDPKMLELSIYEGIPHLLAPVVTDMKQAANALHWCVTEMEKRYKLMSAMGVRNIAGLNTKIREAEKRGEHIPNPLTLTPETPEPLKVMPFIVVIIDELADLMMVVGKKVEEQIARLAQKARASGIHLVLATQRPSVDVITGLIKANIPTRLSFQVSSKIDSRTILDQMGAEALLGQGDMLYLAPGTGYPTRVHGAFVSDDEVHRVVEHLKATGKPEYVEDILTGAAGDDEEGGESGEGGGDAESDPLYDQAVDIVLKNKRASISLVQRHLRIGYNRSARLIEAMEKAGLVTAMDGRGGREVIARKEAE; encoded by the coding sequence ATGGGCGCAAGAACAATCGACCGCGGCTCGCCGAGTCCGCTGCCGGACAAGATCGGCACCCTGTTGCAGGAGTCGCGCTGGCTGGGAGTCGGTGCCGTCGCGCTGTTCCTGATCATGGCGCTGTGGGGCTTCAGCAAGCAGGATCCGGGCTGGTCGCATGCGATCGCCTCGAACACCCTGCACAATCCGGCCGGCCGTGCCGGGGCATGGATCGCCGACCTGATGCTCTACGTTTTCGGACTCTCCGCCTGGTGGTGGATCGTGCTGCTCGGCATGTCCGTCTGGTGGGGCTTCCGCAAGCTCAATTCGGCCAGCGAAGACCGGCGCCCGCTGTTTGTCGCGCTGGGCGGGTTCACTTTTCTGCTGATCGCCAGTTGCTCGCTCGAGGCCATGCGTTTCTATTCGCTGCAGGCCGAATTGCCGCTCGCGCCGGGCGGGCTGCTGGGTATCGAGGCCAGCCGCTTTCTGGCCCGCCAGCTCGGCTATACCGGCTCGACCTTGTTCCTGCTGGCGGCGATGGCGGCCGGCTGGAGCGTTTTCTCCGGTATGTCCTGGTTGTGGGCCTTCGAGAAACTCGGGGGCTTTCTCGAGACCTCCCTTGGCTTCTTCTACGGTCGGGTCGATGCCTGGCGCGACCGCAAGATCGGCCGCGAAGTCGCGCAACAGCGTGAAGTCGTCGTCGAGGAAGAGAAGCGACGTGGCGAACTGCACGACCCGATCATCATTGAAACGCCGAAGCCCGAGGTGCCGGTCTCGAAAAAAGCCGAGGCCCGCATCGAGCGCGAAAAGCAGGTGGCGCTCTTCCCCGAGGCGATCATCGGCGGACAATTGCCGCCGCTGCATCTGCTTGACCCGGCGCCGCCGGCCACCGAGACGGTTAGCGCCGAGACCCTGGAATACACCTCGCGCCTGATCGAACGGAAGCTTGCCGACTTCGGCGTTCAGGTCAAGGTCCTGGCTGCCATGCCGGGGCCGGTGATCACCCGTTACGAAATCGAGCCGGCGGTCGGCGTCAAGGGCGCCCAGATCGTCAATCTGGCGCGCGACTTGGCCCGCGCCTTGGCCATGGTCTCGATCCGCGTCGTCGAAACGGTCCCCGGCAAGTCCTGCATGGCGCTAGAATTGCCCAATCCGCGGCGGCAGACGGTCAAGCTCTCGGAAATCATTTCCAGCAAGCCCTACAACGACATGACCAGCCCGCTGACGGTCTGTCTCGGCAAGGACATCGGCGGTCAGCCGGTGGTCGCCGACTTGGCCAAGACGCCGCACCTGCTGGTCGCCGGGACGACCGGTTCCGGCAAGTCGGTCGGCGTCAATGCGATGATCCTCTCCATGCTCTACAAGGCGGAACCAGAGCATGTGCGCCTGATCATGGTCGACCCGAAAATGCTGGAACTCTCGATCTACGAGGGCATCCCGCACCTGCTGGCGCCGGTCGTCACCGACATGAAGCAGGCCGCCAACGCGCTGCACTGGTGCGTTACCGAAATGGAAAAGCGCTACAAGCTGATGTCGGCGATGGGCGTGCGCAACATTGCCGGCCTCAACACCAAGATCCGCGAAGCCGAAAAACGCGGCGAGCACATCCCGAACCCGCTGACCCTGACCCCGGAAACGCCCGAGCCGCTCAAAGTCATGCCCTTCATCGTCGTCATCATCGATGAGCTGGCCGACCTGATGATGGTGGTCGGCAAGAAGGTCGAGGAGCAGATCGCCCGCCTGGCCCAGAAGGCCCGCGCCTCCGGCATCCACCTGGTGCTGGCGACGCAGCGCCCGAGCGTCGACGTGATCACCGGCCTGATCAAGGCCAACATCCCGACCCGCCTGTCCTTCCAGGTTTCCAGCAAGATCGACTCACGTACCATTCTCGACCAGATGGGGGCCGAAGCGCTGCTCGGCCAGGGCGACATGCTCTACTTGGCGCCGGGCACCGGCTACCCGACCCGGGTCCATGGCGCCTTCGTCTCCGACGACGAGGTGCATCGCGTTGTCGAACATCTGAAAGCGACCGGTAAGCCGGAATATGTCGAAGATATCCTGACCGGTGCTGCCGGCGATGATGAAGAGGGCGGCGAAAGCGGCGAGGGCGGTGGCGATGCCGAGAGCGATCCGCTCTACGATCAGGCCGTCGATATCGTGCTCAAGAACAAGCGGGCCTCGATCTCGCTGGTCCAGCGTCATCTGCGCATCGGCTACAACCGCTCGGCGCGGCTGATCGAGGCCATGGAAAAAGCCGGCTTGGTGACGGCGATGGACGGCCGCGGTGGCCGCGAAGTGATTGCCCGCAAGGAAGCTGAATGA
- a CDS encoding Crp/Fnr family transcriptional regulator, which yields MSTTNCGLSLVVLRNVPLFSGLNESELEKLSKVSGRKRAERGSFVVRAGESTDSLYIMLTGRAKVTNTDEEGREIILAWLGPGEFFGEMGLIDGSPRSANVVASEPCELLILSRDAFQRCLQDNFLVAQKLMQILVRRLREADRKIESLALLDVYGRVARLLLELSVEEDGRRIVKKKISKQDMARMIGASREMVSKVMRDLELSGYIACEHDLVVILGS from the coding sequence ATGTCTACTACCAATTGCGGCCTGAGTCTGGTTGTATTGCGTAATGTGCCGCTGTTTTCGGGCCTGAATGAATCCGAACTGGAGAAGTTGTCCAAGGTTTCGGGGCGCAAGCGGGCGGAACGGGGTTCTTTTGTGGTTCGGGCCGGCGAGAGTACCGATTCGCTCTACATTATGCTGACTGGTCGCGCCAAGGTCACCAACACTGACGAGGAAGGGCGGGAGATCATCCTGGCCTGGCTCGGGCCGGGTGAGTTTTTTGGCGAGATGGGCTTGATCGATGGCAGCCCGCGTTCGGCTAACGTCGTCGCCAGCGAGCCTTGCGAACTGTTGATTCTGAGCCGGGACGCCTTCCAGCGCTGCCTGCAGGACAATTTCCTGGTGGCGCAGAAACTGATGCAGATTCTCGTCCGCCGTCTGCGTGAGGCCGATCGCAAGATCGAGAGCCTGGCGCTGCTTGATGTCTATGGGCGGGTCGCTCGCCTGCTACTCGAACTCTCCGTGGAAGAAGACGGTCGGCGGATCGTCAAAAAGAAAATTTCAAAGCAGGATATGGCAAGAATGATTGGTGCGTCGCGCGAGATGGTCAGCAAGGTTATGCGCGATCTGGAATTGAGTGGTTACATCGCCTGTGAACACGATCTGGTGGTCATTCTGGGATCATGA
- the trxB gene encoding thioredoxin-disulfide reductase, protein MSQSPRHSPLIILGSGPAGYTAAVYAARANLKPVLITGLAQGGQLMTTTDVDNWPADADGVQGPELMARFEAHARRFETEIIFDQIHTAKVTERPFTLTGDTGTYTCDALIIATGASAQYLGLPSEEKFAGKGVSACATCDGFFYRNKPVAVVGGGDTAVEEALYLANIASHVTLIHRRDKFRAEKIMQDKLFEKEKAGKITILYNHAVDEVLGDDSGVTGLRVKNTQTGAPQDLDVHGVFIAIGHKPNTDIFAGQLAMEGGYLITEAGRIGNATQTSIPGVFAAGDVADQIYKQACISAATGCMAALDAERYLDQLS, encoded by the coding sequence ATGTCCCAATCACCCCGCCACAGTCCGCTCATCATCCTCGGTTCCGGCCCCGCCGGCTATACCGCTGCCGTCTATGCCGCCCGCGCCAATCTGAAACCAGTGCTGATCACCGGCCTCGCCCAGGGTGGCCAACTGATGACGACCACCGACGTCGACAACTGGCCGGCCGACGCCGACGGCGTCCAGGGTCCGGAACTGATGGCCCGGTTCGAAGCCCATGCCCGTCGCTTCGAGACTGAGATCATTTTCGACCAGATCCATACCGCCAAAGTAACCGAACGGCCTTTCACGCTCACCGGCGACACCGGGACCTATACCTGTGATGCCCTGATCATCGCCACCGGCGCCTCGGCCCAGTATTTGGGCCTGCCCTCGGAAGAAAAGTTCGCCGGCAAGGGTGTTTCCGCCTGCGCCACCTGCGACGGATTCTTCTACCGCAACAAACCGGTCGCCGTCGTCGGCGGCGGCGACACGGCTGTCGAGGAAGCCCTCTACCTGGCCAATATTGCCAGCCATGTAACGCTGATTCACCGCCGCGACAAATTCCGCGCTGAAAAAATCATGCAGGACAAGCTGTTCGAAAAAGAAAAGGCCGGCAAGATCACCATTCTTTACAACCACGCCGTGGACGAAGTGCTCGGCGACGATTCCGGCGTCACCGGCCTGCGCGTCAAGAACACCCAAACCGGCGCTCCGCAGGACCTGGATGTGCACGGTGTTTTCATCGCCATCGGCCACAAGCCGAACACCGACATCTTCGCCGGCCAGCTGGCAATGGAAGGCGGCTATCTGATCACCGAAGCCGGTCGCATCGGCAATGCCACGCAAACCAGCATCCCCGGCGTTTTCGCGGCCGGCGACGTGGCCGACCAGATCTACAAGCAAGCCTGCATCTCGGCAGCTACCGGCTGCATGGCGGCGCTCGATGCCGAGCGTTATCTGGACCAGCTCAGTTAA
- a CDS encoding Smr/MutS family protein — MIDPDDLAAFQAAVADARPLPASDRVQLGSPMPPPRPLQHLADERAALHESLHGAIGLQDRLEGGDEPNYLRTGLTSSVLRDLRRGRWVVQDEIDLHGLNREEARLLLAEFLAENIRRGRRCVRVVHGKGLGSPQKISILRQLVRGWLMQRDEVLAYSQARPQDGGEGALLVLLRAQKNQPAKASGKS, encoded by the coding sequence GTGATCGACCCGGACGACCTCGCGGCCTTTCAGGCGGCAGTGGCCGATGCCCGGCCGCTACCGGCGTCCGATCGCGTGCAGCTTGGCAGCCCGATGCCACCACCCCGCCCGCTGCAACACCTGGCCGACGAACGCGCCGCCCTGCATGAAAGCCTGCACGGAGCGATTGGCCTGCAGGACCGCCTGGAGGGCGGTGACGAGCCAAACTACCTGCGCACCGGCCTGACCAGCAGCGTATTGCGCGACTTGCGGCGCGGCCGCTGGGTGGTGCAGGACGAGATCGATCTGCACGGACTGAACCGGGAAGAGGCGCGCCTGCTACTGGCCGAGTTTCTGGCCGAGAATATCCGACGTGGCCGACGCTGCGTCAGAGTCGTGCACGGCAAGGGGCTGGGTTCACCGCAGAAAATTTCGATCCTGCGCCAACTGGTGCGCGGATGGCTGATGCAACGCGATGAAGTCCTTGCCTACAGCCAGGCACGACCGCAGGACGGTGGAGAAGGCGCGCTGCTTGTCCTGCTTCGGGCCCAGAAAAACCAGCCCGCCAAGGCCTCCGGGAAGAGCTAG
- a CDS encoding P-II family nitrogen regulator, whose protein sequence is MKKIEAIIKPFKLDEVREALSEVGISGLTVTEVKGFGRQKGHTELYRGAEYVVDFLPKIKIEIVVNGEQVDPAIEAIIKAARTGKIGDGKIFVTAVEQVVRIRTGETNEAAI, encoded by the coding sequence ATGAAAAAAATCGAAGCCATCATCAAGCCATTCAAGCTGGACGAAGTTCGCGAGGCGCTGTCGGAAGTCGGTATCTCTGGCCTGACGGTAACCGAGGTCAAGGGCTTTGGCCGCCAGAAGGGGCATACCGAGCTCTATCGTGGCGCTGAGTATGTGGTCGACTTCCTGCCCAAGATCAAGATCGAGATCGTGGTCAACGGCGAGCAGGTCGATCCCGCCATCGAGGCCATCATCAAGGCCGCTCGTACCGGCAAGATCGGCGACGGCAAGATTTTCGTCACGGCGGTCGAACAGGTCGTTCGTATTCGGACCGGTGAAACCAACGAAGCCGCAATTTGA
- a CDS encoding NAD+ synthase, giving the protein MLRIAVAQFNATVGDLTGNVERILKCATEAKARGAHVLLTPELALCGYPPEDLLLRPDFYRACSQALDELASRAEGITLIVGHPEESEGHCYNAATVIEDGRKKATYRKIRLPNYEVFDEKRYFDAGTDACIVTLGGVRCGINICADIWESGAAEMAHAAGAELLLVLNASPCHLEKHQQRSQVLGERIAATGIPAVYCNLVGGQDELVFDGASFALDVDGNCRMLLPQFEEALGIVDFSAGQLSSEDQAAELSLEAEAYQALVLGVRDYIGKSGFPGAIIGLSGGIDSALTLCVAVDALGADKVRAVMMPSPYTAQMSLVDSREMIRKLGVRYDEIAIAPAMQTYAAMLDPLFLGLAADTTEENIQARIRGNLLMALSNKTGALVLTTGNKSEMAVGYCTLYGDMAGGFAVIKDVYKTLVYRLSRYRNTISPVIPENIIVRPPSAELKPDQTDQDSLPPYEVLDAIVRAYMEEDRSPREIIASGLPEDAVRRVVRLLRIAEYKRRQAPVGIRITPRGFGKDWRYPITNRYQDEF; this is encoded by the coding sequence ATGCTGCGTATCGCCGTTGCCCAGTTCAACGCTACCGTCGGCGATCTGACGGGCAACGTCGAACGCATCCTGAAGTGCGCGACCGAGGCGAAAGCCCGCGGCGCGCACGTTCTGTTGACCCCGGAACTGGCCCTCTGTGGCTATCCGCCGGAAGACCTGCTGCTGCGCCCGGATTTCTACCGGGCCTGCAGTCAGGCGCTCGATGAGCTGGCCAGTCGCGCCGAGGGCATTACCCTCATCGTCGGTCACCCGGAAGAAAGCGAAGGCCACTGCTACAACGCGGCCACGGTCATCGAGGATGGCCGGAAGAAGGCGACTTACCGCAAGATTCGCCTGCCCAATTACGAAGTTTTCGACGAGAAGCGCTATTTCGATGCCGGCACCGATGCCTGTATCGTTACCCTTGGTGGCGTGCGCTGCGGCATCAATATCTGTGCCGATATCTGGGAGTCCGGTGCAGCCGAAATGGCGCATGCCGCCGGTGCTGAGTTGCTTCTGGTCCTCAACGCCTCGCCCTGTCATCTTGAGAAACACCAGCAACGTTCCCAGGTCCTCGGCGAGCGGATTGCCGCCACCGGAATTCCGGCAGTTTACTGCAATCTCGTTGGTGGTCAGGACGAGCTGGTCTTCGATGGTGCCTCGTTTGCCCTGGATGTCGACGGCAACTGCCGGATGCTCCTGCCGCAGTTCGAGGAGGCGCTGGGCATCGTCGATTTCTCGGCCGGCCAACTGAGCTCCGAAGATCAGGCAGCCGAACTGTCGCTCGAGGCCGAGGCCTATCAGGCCCTGGTGCTGGGCGTTCGCGACTATATCGGCAAGAGCGGTTTCCCGGGTGCGATCATCGGCCTGTCGGGCGGCATCGATTCGGCGCTGACCCTGTGCGTCGCTGTCGATGCGCTGGGGGCTGACAAGGTGCGGGCGGTGATGATGCCTTCACCGTACACGGCGCAAATGAGTCTGGTCGATTCGCGCGAGATGATCAGGAAGCTCGGCGTGCGTTATGACGAGATTGCCATTGCGCCGGCGATGCAGACTTACGCGGCGATGCTCGACCCGCTGTTCCTTGGTCTTGCGGCCGATACCACGGAAGAGAACATCCAGGCGCGCATTCGCGGCAACCTGCTGATGGCGCTGTCCAACAAGACCGGCGCCCTGGTGCTGACCACCGGCAACAAGTCTGAAATGGCGGTCGGCTACTGCACCCTGTATGGCGACATGGCCGGTGGTTTCGCGGTCATCAAGGACGTTTACAAGACCTTGGTTTATCGCCTGTCGCGTTACCGCAATACGATTTCTCCGGTGATCCCGGAAAACATCATCGTCCGGCCGCCTTCCGCCGAACTGAAGCCGGACCAGACCGACCAGGATTCGTTGCCGCCCTACGAAGTGCTGGACGCCATCGTCCGTGCCTATATGGAAGAGGATCGCAGTCCACGCGAGATTATCGCCAGCGGTCTGCCGGAAGATGCCGTACGCCGCGTCGTTCGCTTGCTGCGCATTGCCGAATACAAGCGTCGCCAGGCGCCGGTCGGTATTCGCATTACACCGCGTGGTTTTGGCAAGGATTGGCGCTATCCTATTACCAACCGTTATCAAGACGAATTTTAA
- the ppa gene encoding inorganic diphosphatase, translated as MALNNVPSGKSLPDDFNVIIEISAHSEPVKYEVDKESGAIFVDRFMSTSMHYPCNYGYIPHTIAGDGDPVDVLVVAPFSLPPGVVVRCRPLGQLSMTDEGGEDAKLLAVPVDKLTPLYKDVKTYEDMPELLRKQISHFFEHYKDLEPGKWVKVNGWEGIEAARNEIMTGIQRYNDAKDKPNY; from the coding sequence ATGGCTCTTAACAACGTTCCTTCCGGCAAGTCCCTTCCCGACGATTTCAATGTCATCATCGAAATTTCCGCGCATTCCGAGCCGGTCAAGTACGAGGTTGACAAGGAAAGCGGTGCGATTTTCGTCGACCGCTTCATGTCTACCTCCATGCACTATCCTTGCAACTACGGCTACATTCCGCACACCATTGCCGGCGACGGTGACCCGGTCGATGTGCTGGTCGTTGCTCCGTTCTCGCTGCCACCGGGCGTCGTAGTCCGCTGCCGTCCGCTCGGCCAGTTGTCGATGACCGACGAAGGCGGTGAAGATGCCAAGCTGCTGGCCGTGCCGGTCGACAAGCTGACCCCGCTCTACAAGGACGTCAAGACTTACGAAGACATGCCGGAACTGCTGCGCAAGCAGATCTCCCACTTTTTCGAGCATTACAAGGATCTCGAGCCGGGCAAGTGGGTCAAGGTCAACGGCTGGGAAGGCATCGAAGCCGCCCGCAACGAAATCATGACCGGCATCCAGCGTTACAACGACGCGAAAGACAAGCCGAACTACTGA
- a CDS encoding 3'-5' exonuclease, which yields MKPVLVFDIETIPDVAGLRRLNDLPAALSDDEVAELAFQQRRARTGNDFLQLHLQRVVTISCVLRTSEGLKVWSLAEPDLSEGAIIQRFFDGIEKFTPQIVSWNGSGFDLPVLHYRGMLHGVAAPRYWDLGDGDYSDSRDFKWNNYISRYHMRHLDLMDLLALYNARANAPLDDLAKLYGFPGKLGMDGGKVWEAWQAGKSAEIRDYCETDVINTYLVYNRFRRLRGELTAEEEVAEGEFVKAQLAKINAPHWQEFLAAWG from the coding sequence ATGAAGCCAGTTCTGGTTTTCGACATCGAGACGATTCCCGATGTCGCCGGCCTGCGTCGGCTGAACGATCTGCCGGCCGCGCTTTCCGACGATGAGGTCGCCGAGCTGGCCTTTCAGCAGCGCCGTGCCCGGACCGGCAACGATTTTCTGCAACTGCACCTGCAGCGCGTGGTCACCATATCCTGCGTCTTGCGTACCAGCGAGGGCCTGAAAGTCTGGTCGCTCGCCGAGCCGGATTTGAGTGAAGGGGCGATCATCCAGCGCTTCTTTGACGGTATCGAGAAATTCACGCCGCAGATCGTTTCCTGGAATGGCAGCGGTTTCGACCTGCCGGTGCTGCATTATCGCGGCATGCTGCATGGCGTTGCGGCGCCGCGCTACTGGGATCTCGGCGACGGCGATTACTCCGATTCCCGCGATTTCAAGTGGAACAACTACATCAGCCGCTACCACATGCGCCATCTCGACCTGATGGACCTGCTCGCGCTCTACAATGCACGCGCCAATGCACCGCTCGACGATCTGGCCAAGCTCTACGGTTTTCCCGGCAAGCTCGGCATGGATGGCGGCAAGGTCTGGGAAGCCTGGCAGGCCGGCAAAAGCGCCGAGATTCGCGACTACTGCGAAACCGACGTCATCAATACCTACCTCGTCTATAACCGCTTCCGTCGCCTGCGCGGCGAACTGACGGCGGAAGAGGAAGTCGCCGAGGGCGAGTTCGTCAAGGCGCAACTGGCCAAGATCAATGCGCCGCACTGGCAGGAGTTTCTTGCCGCCTGGGGCTGA
- the cysM gene encoding cysteine synthase CysM, translated as MYKTLQDFVGNTPLVRLVRIPGVENDRRGNVILAKLEGNNPAGSVKDRPALSMIVHAEARGDIKPGDTLIEATSGNTGIALAMAAAMKGYKMILVMPENQSIERRQTMRAFGAELVPTPKDGGMELARDVADRMRDEGKGIILDQFANPDNPLAHFEGTGPEIWRDTEGKITHFVSSMGTTGTIMGTSRFLKEANPEIQIVGCQPEDGSQIPGIRKWPDAYLPKIYDKTDVDRIEYVSQADAEAMTRRLAMEEGIFAGISSGGGVAVALRLSQQLENAVIVSIICDRGDRYLSTGVFPA; from the coding sequence ATGTATAAAACCCTGCAGGATTTTGTCGGAAACACGCCGCTGGTGCGCCTGGTGCGCATCCCGGGCGTCGAAAACGACCGGCGCGGCAATGTCATTCTGGCCAAGCTGGAAGGCAACAACCCAGCCGGCTCGGTCAAGGACCGCCCGGCGCTGTCGATGATCGTCCATGCCGAGGCGCGTGGCGACATCAAGCCGGGCGATACGTTGATCGAGGCGACTTCCGGCAATACCGGCATCGCGCTGGCCATGGCGGCGGCGATGAAGGGCTACAAGATGATTCTGGTGATGCCGGAGAACCAGAGCATCGAGCGCCGCCAGACCATGCGCGCCTTCGGTGCGGAGCTGGTTCCGACGCCGAAGGATGGCGGCATGGAGTTGGCGCGCGACGTCGCCGACCGCATGCGCGACGAGGGTAAGGGCATCATCCTCGATCAATTCGCCAACCCGGACAATCCGCTGGCCCATTTCGAGGGCACTGGCCCGGAAATCTGGCGCGATACCGAGGGCAAGATCACCCATTTCGTCTCCAGCATGGGCACCACCGGCACCATCATGGGCACCAGCCGTTTCCTCAAGGAAGCCAACCCAGAAATTCAGATTGTCGGCTGCCAGCCGGAAGACGGTAGCCAGATTCCCGGCATCCGCAAATGGCCGGATGCCTACCTGCCGAAAATTTACGACAAGACCGACGTCGATCGCATCGAATACGTCAGCCAGGCCGATGCCGAGGCGATGACACGGCGCCTGGCCATGGAAGAGGGTATCTTCGCCGGTATTTCGTCGGGCGGCGGCGTTGCGGTCGCCCTGCGCCTGTCGCAGCAACTGGAAAATGCGGTGATTGTCAGCATCATCTGCGACCGTGGTGACCGTTACCTGTCGACGGGCGTTTTCCCGGCATGA
- the rfaD gene encoding ADP-glyceromanno-heptose 6-epimerase, translating to MYTVVTGAAGFIGSNIVKALNERGVTKIIAVDNLTKADKFKNLIDCEIADYLDKHDFIERIQAGHFDGEIEAIFHEGACSDTMETDGRYMMENNYRYSMILLDWCQDQDVQFLYASSAATYGSTNVFKEERQYEGPLNVYGYSKFLFDQVVRQRLAQGPSSQIVGFRYFNVYGPRETHKGRMASVAFHNYNQFKADGKVKLFEGSHGYENGGQMRDFVFVGDVAKVNLFFLEHPDQSGIFNLGSGRAQSFNDVAVAAVNGCRKTRNEAPLALEELRAQGLLEYVAFPEALKGKYQAFTQGDLTRLRAAGYAAPMATVEEGVSQYIEWLHKNV from the coding sequence ATGTACACAGTCGTTACCGGCGCTGCCGGCTTCATTGGCTCCAATATCGTCAAGGCGCTCAACGAGCGTGGCGTGACCAAGATCATTGCCGTCGACAATCTGACCAAGGCCGACAAGTTCAAGAACCTGATCGATTGCGAGATTGCCGATTACCTCGACAAGCACGATTTCATCGAGCGCATTCAGGCCGGTCACTTCGATGGCGAAATCGAGGCGATTTTCCATGAAGGTGCCTGCTCCGACACCATGGAGACCGATGGGCGCTACATGATGGAGAACAACTACCGTTACTCCATGATCTTGCTTGACTGGTGCCAGGACCAGGACGTGCAGTTCCTCTATGCCTCCAGTGCCGCGACCTACGGCAGCACCAACGTTTTCAAGGAAGAGCGCCAGTACGAGGGGCCGCTCAACGTCTACGGCTACTCCAAGTTCCTGTTCGATCAGGTCGTGCGCCAGCGTCTGGCGCAAGGCCCATCGTCGCAGATCGTTGGCTTCCGCTACTTCAACGTCTATGGCCCGCGCGAAACCCACAAGGGGCGCATGGCCTCGGTGGCTTTCCATAACTACAACCAGTTCAAGGCCGACGGCAAGGTCAAGCTGTTCGAGGGCTCGCATGGCTACGAGAACGGCGGGCAGATGCGCGATTTCGTCTTCGTTGGTGATGTCGCAAAGGTCAATCTGTTCTTTCTCGAGCATCCGGATCAGTCCGGCATCTTCAACCTCGGTTCCGGTCGGGCGCAGAGCTTCAACGACGTCGCGGTGGCTGCGGTCAATGGTTGTCGCAAGACTCGAAACGAGGCGCCGCTGGCGCTCGAAGAGTTGCGGGCACAGGGCTTGCTGGAATACGTCGCCTTCCCCGAGGCGTTGAAGGGCAAGTACCAGGCATTCACGCAGGGCGATCTGACCCGTTTGCGCGCTGCCGGCTACGCTGCACCGATGGCCACGGTAGAGGAGGGCGTCTCCCAATACATCGAGTGGCTCCATAAAAATGTATAA